A single window of Engraulis encrasicolus isolate BLACKSEA-1 chromosome 20, IST_EnEncr_1.0, whole genome shotgun sequence DNA harbors:
- the cbx3a gene encoding chromobox protein homolog 3a isoform X1, which produces MDVRVKRSQETGAMGKKQLAKTAKKEAPEPEEFVVEKVLDQRVVNGKVEYYLKWKGFGDADNTWEPEENLDCPELISAFHVAQKGVVEKPAGDAPASGDKRKPEDEPETDETKAKKKKESEKPRGFARNLEPERIIGATDSSGELMFLMKWKDSDEADLVPAREANVKCPQVVISFYEERLTWHSCPEDEQQ; this is translated from the exons ATGGATGTCCGTGTGAAACGTTCACAAGAAACT GGCGCCATGGGGAAGAAGCAGCTGGCGAAAACGGCGAAGAAGGAGGCCCCCGAGCCAGAGGAGTTTGTCGTGGAGAAGGTGCTGGACCAGCGCGTGGTCAACGGCAAAGTCGAGTACTATCTCAAATGGAAAGGCTTCGGCGA TGCTGACAACACGTGGGAGCCGGAGGAGAACCTGGACTGCCCGGAGTTAATCTCCGCGTTCCACGTGGCCCAGAAGGGGGTGGTGGAGAAGCCCGCAGGGGACGCCCCCGCCTCAGGGGACAAGAGGAAACCAGAGGACGAGCCCGAGACAGATGAGACCAAGgcaaagaagaaaaaggag AGTGAGAAGCCCAGGGGATTTGCACGAAACCTAGAGCCCGAGCGAATCATTGGAgccacagacagcagtggagaaCTCATGTTCCTTATGAAATG GAAGGACTCTGATGAGGCCGACCTGGTACCTGCACGAGAGGCCAACGTTAAGTGTCCACAGGTTGTCATCTCATTTTATGAAGAACGCCTCACCTGGCACTCTTGCCCCGAGGATGAGCAACAGTAG
- the cbx3a gene encoding chromobox protein homolog 3a isoform X2, whose amino-acid sequence MGKKQLAKTAKKEAPEPEEFVVEKVLDQRVVNGKVEYYLKWKGFGDADNTWEPEENLDCPELISAFHVAQKGVVEKPAGDAPASGDKRKPEDEPETDETKAKKKKESEKPRGFARNLEPERIIGATDSSGELMFLMKWKDSDEADLVPAREANVKCPQVVISFYEERLTWHSCPEDEQQ is encoded by the exons ATGGGGAAGAAGCAGCTGGCGAAAACGGCGAAGAAGGAGGCCCCCGAGCCAGAGGAGTTTGTCGTGGAGAAGGTGCTGGACCAGCGCGTGGTCAACGGCAAAGTCGAGTACTATCTCAAATGGAAAGGCTTCGGCGA TGCTGACAACACGTGGGAGCCGGAGGAGAACCTGGACTGCCCGGAGTTAATCTCCGCGTTCCACGTGGCCCAGAAGGGGGTGGTGGAGAAGCCCGCAGGGGACGCCCCCGCCTCAGGGGACAAGAGGAAACCAGAGGACGAGCCCGAGACAGATGAGACCAAGgcaaagaagaaaaaggag AGTGAGAAGCCCAGGGGATTTGCACGAAACCTAGAGCCCGAGCGAATCATTGGAgccacagacagcagtggagaaCTCATGTTCCTTATGAAATG GAAGGACTCTGATGAGGCCGACCTGGTACCTGCACGAGAGGCCAACGTTAAGTGTCCACAGGTTGTCATCTCATTTTATGAAGAACGCCTCACCTGGCACTCTTGCCCCGAGGATGAGCAACAGTAG